A section of the Streptomyces sp. Je 1-369 genome encodes:
- a CDS encoding DUF6194 family protein codes for MEQIIAAVRDELDGALVLVPGPGGDFPELAWGDAFFYYSPGGRMPENVQPYGTVVTKNYPDDTASDLDPPGRWRVNVRVDRATFRELTGEEPRSITRPRDHAAVDRVMPHPVYGALGWICVVNPGERTTDTVVRLLRVAHEAARARFVRRDESTA; via the coding sequence ATGGAACAGATCATCGCGGCCGTGCGGGACGAACTCGACGGCGCGCTCGTGCTCGTCCCGGGGCCGGGAGGCGACTTCCCCGAGCTCGCGTGGGGAGACGCGTTCTTCTACTACTCCCCCGGCGGCCGCATGCCCGAGAACGTGCAGCCCTACGGGACAGTCGTCACCAAGAACTACCCGGACGACACCGCCTCCGACCTGGACCCTCCGGGCCGTTGGCGCGTGAACGTCCGTGTCGACCGCGCGACGTTCCGTGAGCTCACCGGAGAGGAGCCGCGCAGCATCACCCGCCCTCGTGACCACGCGGCCGTCGACCGTGTGATGCCGCATCCGGTGTACGGCGCGCTCGGCTGGATCTGCGTCGTGAATCCCGGCGAGAGGACGACGGACACGGTGGTGCGGCTGCTGCGCGTCGCTCACGAGGCCGCTCGTGCACGGTTCGTGCGGCGAGACGAATCGACAGCGTGA
- a CDS encoding VOC family protein, which produces MSVQLNHTIVHARDNRESAEFFAELLGLEIGAEWGPFIAVVLSNSVTLDFATVPAGSITPQHYAFLVSEAEFDAAYDKIGARGIEHWADPQQKQPGEFNRNDGGRGVYFLDPAGHAMELITVPYGGWPQP; this is translated from the coding sequence TTGTCAGTTCAGTTGAATCACACGATCGTCCATGCCCGGGACAACCGGGAGTCCGCCGAGTTCTTCGCGGAGCTGTTGGGCCTCGAAATCGGTGCGGAATGGGGACCGTTCATCGCGGTCGTCCTCAGCAATTCGGTCACCCTCGACTTCGCCACCGTTCCCGCCGGGTCGATCACCCCGCAGCACTACGCCTTCCTCGTCTCCGAGGCGGAGTTCGACGCGGCTTACGACAAGATCGGTGCGCGCGGCATCGAGCACTGGGCCGACCCGCAGCAGAAGCAGCCGGGCGAGTTCAACCGTAACGACGGCGGTCGTGGCGTGTACTTCCTGGACCCCGCGGGGCACGCGATGGAGCTCATCACCGTGCCGTACGGCGGGTGGCCGCAACCGTAG
- a CDS encoding MerR family transcriptional regulator: protein MVQASPSSAYVGLAVDGTASGRRAERLRTVDVARESGYSVQQVRDLERLGVIPPAARSSNGYRSYTAAHVHALHAYRGLAGAVGPVEARQMLAELRTETIAVAAAAISAVHVRLARERDEALRAQQALRAIQGETNTPGFEGESDTMTITQLAAALDVRPSSLRFWEQEGLVSPERVTSLRARRYGLPAIREARIVAALRASGYGIPAVRDIMGSLHRLDGPGETRRILQQRLDRIATRTVALLRAGADLAAVVTSDQEPPSTR, encoded by the coding sequence ATGGTTCAAGCATCACCTTCAAGTGCTTATGTGGGGTTGGCCGTGGACGGGACCGCGAGCGGTCGGCGAGCGGAGCGGCTGAGGACAGTCGATGTCGCCCGCGAGTCGGGTTACTCGGTGCAGCAGGTTCGCGACCTGGAGCGGCTGGGAGTCATCCCGCCGGCCGCTCGGTCGAGCAACGGCTATCGCTCGTACACGGCAGCCCACGTGCACGCTCTGCACGCCTATCGCGGACTCGCGGGTGCGGTCGGGCCCGTCGAGGCCCGGCAGATGCTCGCGGAGCTGCGGACGGAGACGATCGCCGTGGCGGCCGCGGCGATCAGCGCGGTGCACGTGCGGCTCGCGCGCGAACGGGACGAAGCTCTCCGTGCCCAACAGGCGTTGCGCGCGATCCAGGGTGAGACGAACACGCCCGGGTTCGAGGGGGAGAGCGACACGATGACGATCACGCAGCTGGCCGCGGCGCTCGACGTACGCCCCTCGTCCCTGCGGTTCTGGGAGCAGGAAGGACTCGTCAGCCCCGAGCGAGTGACATCACTGCGAGCACGTCGATACGGGCTTCCGGCGATCAGGGAGGCCCGGATCGTCGCCGCTCTCCGCGCCAGCGGATACGGCATTCCCGCGGTGCGCGACATCATGGGCTCCCTGCACCGGCTCGACGGCCCGGGAGAGACCCGGCGCATCCTGCAACAACGTCTCGACCGGATCGCCACGCGGACCGTGGCGCTGCTCCGAGCGGGCGCGGACCTGGCAGCCGTCGTGACGTCCGACCAGGAACCGCCGAGCACCCGGTAG
- a CDS encoding S1 family peptidase, with protein MRRKTSARLGLSAFLLAAACAGTGLAPTATATADSPDTPLASDGLLKAMQRDLGLSPAEARERLVDEKRAVKVERAAKKAAGGAYGGAWFDAGRGRLTVAVTERSAVAEVRDTGADVRVVEHSAAALDAAKARVDKFKAPVGVASWRVDAKTNRVVVDVVEGHRADNDVTDFLRRARATAPLRVDTVQEAPSTFAAGTVGGDPYYTGNVRCSIGFSVHGGFVTAGHCGKAGAGVRGWDGSNIGSFQGSSFPDNDYAWVSVGNGWWTVPVVLGWGAIPDRLVKGSAEAPVGSSICRSGSTTKWHCGNLLAKNETVNYSGGAVVHQLTKTSVCAEGGDSGGSFISGDQAQGVTSGGWGNCGSGGETWFQPVNEILQRYGLRLHTA; from the coding sequence GTGAGACGCAAGACCAGCGCACGCCTCGGCCTGTCCGCCTTCCTCCTCGCGGCCGCCTGTGCCGGTACCGGGCTCGCCCCCACTGCCACCGCGACCGCCGATTCCCCCGACACACCCCTCGCCTCCGACGGCCTCCTCAAAGCCATGCAGCGCGACCTCGGACTGTCGCCCGCCGAAGCCCGCGAGCGGCTCGTCGACGAGAAGCGCGCCGTCAAGGTCGAGCGCGCGGCGAAGAAGGCGGCCGGGGGCGCGTACGGCGGGGCCTGGTTCGATGCCGGGCGGGGGCGGCTGACCGTTGCCGTGACCGAGCGTTCCGCCGTCGCGGAGGTACGTGACACCGGCGCCGACGTCCGCGTCGTCGAGCACAGTGCCGCCGCGCTCGACGCCGCCAAGGCGCGAGTCGACAAGTTCAAGGCGCCGGTTGGCGTGGCCAGTTGGCGGGTCGACGCCAAGACCAACCGTGTCGTCGTCGACGTCGTCGAAGGCCACCGTGCCGACAACGATGTCACCGACTTCCTCCGCCGTGCCCGCGCCACCGCCCCCCTGCGCGTGGACACCGTCCAGGAGGCCCCGAGCACCTTCGCCGCCGGAACCGTCGGCGGTGACCCGTACTACACCGGCAACGTCCGCTGTTCCATCGGCTTCTCCGTGCACGGCGGCTTCGTCACCGCGGGGCACTGCGGCAAGGCGGGCGCGGGCGTGCGCGGCTGGGACGGGTCCAACATCGGGTCCTTCCAGGGGTCCTCGTTCCCCGACAACGACTACGCGTGGGTGTCCGTCGGCAACGGGTGGTGGACCGTGCCCGTCGTGCTCGGCTGGGGTGCCATCCCCGACCGGCTCGTCAAGGGGTCGGCGGAGGCGCCGGTCGGGTCGTCGATCTGCCGTTCCGGTTCCACCACGAAATGGCACTGCGGGAATCTCCTCGCCAAGAACGAGACCGTCAACTACTCGGGCGGTGCCGTCGTCCACCAGCTGACCAAGACCAGCGTCTGTGCCGAGGGCGGTGACTCGGGCGGCTCGTTCATCAGCGGCGACCAGGCCCAGGGCGTGACGTCCGGCGGCTGGGGCAACTGCGGCAGCGGTGGCGAGACGTGGTTCCAGCCGGTGAACGAGATCCTTCAGCGGTACGGGCTGCGGCTGCACACCGCGTGA